A genomic window from Solanum dulcamara chromosome 11, daSolDulc1.2, whole genome shotgun sequence includes:
- the LOC129871940 gene encoding uncharacterized protein LOC129871940 isoform X2 — protein sequence MEEARKLKGHKASTTCCIASQNRPGLIATAAEDGCVCWFDLRCKDIIFTIDVGNGNPVSSLCFKPGNEDVVYVSLGSEIKCFDVNMVTASKLLHSYNYNKDEINQIACSSKSSFLAAADDSGDVKIIDIRQNRIYKTLRDGHTSICSSVQFIPWRPWEVITGGLDSKFVLWDFSKGRPQKIWDFGSKGDMGQCLNPAFIHALALPEVDVVDKFVKICAVARGDGVVSVINVESELNTVKPKSSAKSKKGSKPAPKVGGSSADPEIGNQNGGDLHLDHSLGGHTAAVSCVTFSTFGDKGKFIISGGNDKQVKVWDWSKFFIASETSNGKDFLHSSLSLSRKVNWLCTTPTDSENLIVCDTSKVVKVYNIR from the exons ATGGAGGAAGCAAGAAAGCTCAAGGGTCACAAAGCCAGCACCACTTGCTGTATCGCCTCCCAAAACCGCCCTGGTCTTATTGCCACCGCAGCTGAG GATGGTTGTGTGTGCTGGTTCGACTTGAGGTGCAAAGATATAATCTTCACAATAGATGTTGGAAATGGTAACCCAGTTTCATCACTATGTTTCAAGCCAG GAAATGAAGATGTTGTATATGTCTCATTGGGAAGTGAAATCAAATGCTTTGATGTGAATATG GTTACTGCATCGAAACTGTTGCACAGTTACAATTACAACAAGGATGAGATAAATCAG ATTGCTTGCAGCTCGAAGTCATCATTCCTCGCTGCAGCAGATGATAGTGGTGATGTCAAG ATCATTGACATCCGCCAAAATCGCATTTACAAAACATTGAGAGATGGCCACACAAGT ATATGTAGCAGTGTTCAATTCATCCCTTGGAGACCTTGGGAAG TCATTACTGGGGGTCTTGATTCAAAATTTGTGCTATGGGACTTTTCCAAGGGACGGCCACAGAAGATTTGGGACTTTG GAAGTAAAGGTGATATGGGACAATGTTTGAACCCTGCCTTTATTCATGCTCTGGCTCTTCCTGAAGTTGATGTGGTGGATAAATTTGTGAAGATTTGTGCTGTGGCAAGGGGTGATGGAGTTGTTTCTGTAATAAACGTTGAGTCAGAGCTCAATACTGTCAAGCCTAAGAGTTCAGCTAAATCCAAGAAAGGTTCTAAGCCAGCCCCTAAAGTTGGCGGTTCTTCTGCTGATCCTGAAATTGGAAATCAAAATGGAGGAGATTTGCACCTTGATCACTCTTTGGGAGGACACACTGCTGCTGTATCCTGTGT GACTTTTTCCACATTTGGAGACAAAGGGAAGTTCATAATTTCAGGTGGAAATGACAAACAAGTAAAAGTGTGGGATTGGTCTAAGTTTTTCATAGCTAGTGAGACGAGCAATGGCAAGGATTTCCTTCATTCTAGCTTAAGTTTGAGCAGAAAA GTGAATTGGCTTTGCACAACTCCTACTGATTCAGAAAACCTAATTGTCTGTGATACATCCAAGGTAGTGAAAGTTTACAACATCAGGTGA
- the LOC129874866 gene encoding uncharacterized protein LOC129874866, whose protein sequence is MNEKFMDKEIDTQNQRALETVITIRLDQNHEKVDSGIGGDEAKVKDLKQESFSSVIDVKYDIGDEKLEENLIVEDFEKMCRICHLDTFESGKKIVDLIEIGCGCKGELGFVHSHCAETWFKVKGNRLCEICREIAKNVTGVSDNRFIAEWNEARYIAGGTGSAERDRRCCRGQPFCNLLIACLIIVFWLPWFCRINLF, encoded by the exons ATGAACGAAAAATTTATGGATAAGGAGATCGATACTCAGAATCAGAGAGCTCTGGAGACAGTAATCACTATCAGATTGGATCAAAATCATGAAAAGGTGGATTCTGGGATTGGTGGGGATGAGGCGAAAGTGAAGGATTTGAAGCAAGAGAGTTTTTCAAGTGTAATTGATGTGAAGTATGATATTGGGGATGAAAAATTGGAGGAGAATTTGATTGTTGAAGATTTCGAGAAGATGTGTAGGATATGCCACTTGGATAcatttgaaagtgggaaaaaaaTTGTGGATTTGATTGAGATTGGTTGTGGGTGTAAAGGAGAGCTTGGATTTGTTCATTCTCATTGTGCAGAGACTTGGTTTAAGGTTAAAGGAAATAG ATTGTGTGAAATTTGTCGGGAGATCGCAAAAAATGTCACTGGTGTCAGCGACAATAGATTCATTGCAGAGTGGAATGAAGCGAGATATATTGCAGGTGGTACTGGTTCAGCAGAACGAGATAGAAGATGCTGCCGTGGACAGCCATTTTGTAACTTGTTGATAGCATGCCTGATAATAGTTTTTTGGCTACCATGGTTTTGCCGTATAAATTTGTTTTGA
- the LOC129871940 gene encoding uncharacterized protein LOC129871940 isoform X1, with the protein MEEARKLKGHKASTTCCIASQNRPGLIATAAEDGCVCWFDLRCKDIIFTIDVGNGNPVSSLCFKPGNEDVVYVSLGSEIKCFDVNMVTASKLLHSYNYNKDEINQIACSSKSSFLAAADDSGDVKIIDIRQNRIYKTLRDGHTSICSSVQFIPWRPWEVITGGLDSKFVLWDFSKGRPQKIWDFGTLDAGSKGDMGQCLNPAFIHALALPEVDVVDKFVKICAVARGDGVVSVINVESELNTVKPKSSAKSKKGSKPAPKVGGSSADPEIGNQNGGDLHLDHSLGGHTAAVSCVTFSTFGDKGKFIISGGNDKQVKVWDWSKFFIASETSNGKDFLHSSLSLSRKVNWLCTTPTDSENLIVCDTSKVVKVYNIR; encoded by the exons ATGGAGGAAGCAAGAAAGCTCAAGGGTCACAAAGCCAGCACCACTTGCTGTATCGCCTCCCAAAACCGCCCTGGTCTTATTGCCACCGCAGCTGAG GATGGTTGTGTGTGCTGGTTCGACTTGAGGTGCAAAGATATAATCTTCACAATAGATGTTGGAAATGGTAACCCAGTTTCATCACTATGTTTCAAGCCAG GAAATGAAGATGTTGTATATGTCTCATTGGGAAGTGAAATCAAATGCTTTGATGTGAATATG GTTACTGCATCGAAACTGTTGCACAGTTACAATTACAACAAGGATGAGATAAATCAG ATTGCTTGCAGCTCGAAGTCATCATTCCTCGCTGCAGCAGATGATAGTGGTGATGTCAAG ATCATTGACATCCGCCAAAATCGCATTTACAAAACATTGAGAGATGGCCACACAAGT ATATGTAGCAGTGTTCAATTCATCCCTTGGAGACCTTGGGAAG TCATTACTGGGGGTCTTGATTCAAAATTTGTGCTATGGGACTTTTCCAAGGGACGGCCACAGAAGATTTGGGACTTTG GCACACTTGACGCAGGAAGTAAAGGTGATATGGGACAATGTTTGAACCCTGCCTTTATTCATGCTCTGGCTCTTCCTGAAGTTGATGTGGTGGATAAATTTGTGAAGATTTGTGCTGTGGCAAGGGGTGATGGAGTTGTTTCTGTAATAAACGTTGAGTCAGAGCTCAATACTGTCAAGCCTAAGAGTTCAGCTAAATCCAAGAAAGGTTCTAAGCCAGCCCCTAAAGTTGGCGGTTCTTCTGCTGATCCTGAAATTGGAAATCAAAATGGAGGAGATTTGCACCTTGATCACTCTTTGGGAGGACACACTGCTGCTGTATCCTGTGT GACTTTTTCCACATTTGGAGACAAAGGGAAGTTCATAATTTCAGGTGGAAATGACAAACAAGTAAAAGTGTGGGATTGGTCTAAGTTTTTCATAGCTAGTGAGACGAGCAATGGCAAGGATTTCCTTCATTCTAGCTTAAGTTTGAGCAGAAAA GTGAATTGGCTTTGCACAACTCCTACTGATTCAGAAAACCTAATTGTCTGTGATACATCCAAGGTAGTGAAAGTTTACAACATCAGGTGA
- the LOC129874865 gene encoding rho-N domain-containing protein 1, chloroplastic produces the protein MGAPATAVFSSNSISHMPSFSALCKPKLGIPLPKEIAYGLSVSTDRRDCHCSTLSTIRADGSRRRRSSKDATPRKTSKGNQLNMQSPPDSKSSNSLNQEEIISLFKRIQSSISKGDSTSSKKRSSKSSEEKPAIDSVLEIIRHSKTEPKGTTSSMKDDKGSAHQKEPETDYSPTLDPRSTRLRSSFVKRSPIQSPINSKEKVELKTETSVDYHVESEAVKIEEMKLPQLKELAKSRGLAGYSKLKKSELVELLTRC, from the exons ATGGGTGCACCAGCAACTGCAGTTTTCTCTTCAAATTCCATATCTCACATGCCCTCCTTCTCTGCTTTATGTAAACCCAAGTTGGGCATCCCACTACCAAAAG AGATTGCATATGGGCTTTCGGTGAGTACAGATCGTAGGGATTGTCATTGTTCAACTCTCTCCACCATAAGAGCGGATGGGAGCAGGCGGAGGAGGTCTTCAAAAGATGCCACGCCACGGAAAACATCCAAAGGAAATCAGCTCAATATGCAGTCACCCCCCGACagtaaatcatcaaactcattaaaCCAGGAAGAGATCATTTCTCTTTTCAAGAGAATACAATCTTCAATTTCAAAAGGTGATTCTACAAGTTCCAAGAAAAGAAGTAGCAAGTCTTCTGAAGAGAAGCCTGCTATTGATTCGGTCTTGGAAATCATTCGTCATTCAAAGACAGAACCAAAAG GTACAACTTCAAGTATGAAGGATGACAAGGGTTCGGCTCATCAAAAGGAACCAGAAACAGACTATTCACCAACATTAGATCCAAGATCAACACGCCTACGGTCAAGCTTTGTGAAAAGATCCCCTATACAATCTCCAATTAACTCCAAAGAAAAAGTTGAGCTCAAGACGGAGACATCAGTGGATTATCATGTTGAAAGTGAAGCagtcaaaattgaagaaatgaAACTTCCTCAGCTtaaagaactggcaaaatctagAGGACTTGcgggttattcaaaattgaagaaaagtgAACTAGTGGAATTGCTCACCAGATGTTGA
- the LOC129872628 gene encoding uncharacterized protein LOC129872628, translating into MDLEAVLTLFDSCWFNLEILNKHSNPTPLSNYQKIPDDKIQENLAETVYDSPKLDIKIESQSDDLCYNSDSFSPDSVLPATHFTPFSKKAESKKVKGRRRELRRRRRTKKGLSKSLSELEYEELKGFMDLGFEFSEDDANSSLVEIIPGLQKLGKNRDSDDGQQKLDFFEKSDKLRARPYLSEAWEVVEKEKRMNPLMNWKVPVMSNEMDVKHNLKLWAHTVASTVIA; encoded by the coding sequence ATGGACCTTGAGGCTGTTCTTACCCTCTTCGATTCGTGCTGGTTTAATCTCGAAATCCTTAATAAACATTCAAATCCAACCCctttatcaaattatcaaaaaatccCAGATgacaaaattcaagaaaatttagcAGAAACTGTATATGATTCACCAAAAttagatatcaaaatagagtcacAGAGTGATGATTTGTGCTACAATTCAGATTCTTTTTCACCAGATTCAGTTCTTCCAGCAACCCATTTTACACCCTTTAGTAAAAAGGCAGAATCAAAGAAAGTAAAGGGTAGAAGAAGGGAAttaaggagaagaagaagaaccaaaAAGGGTCTTAGCAAGAGCTTATCGGAGCTAGAATATGAAGAGCTAAAAGGGTTTATGGATCTTGGATTTGAATTCTCAGAAGATGATGCAAATTCTAGTTTGGTTGAAATTATTCCAGGTTTACAGAAATTGGGGAAAAACAGGGACAGTGATGATGGTCAACAAAAACTGGATTTTTTCGAGAAATCTGATAAGTTAAGAGCCAGGCCTTATCTTTCTGAAGCGTGGGAAGTTGttgaaaaggaaaagagaatgaATCCATTGATGAATTGGAAGGTACCAGTCATGAGCAATGAAATGGACGTAAAACACAATCTCAAATTGTGGGCTCATACTGTTGCTTCCACAGTAATAGCATAA
- the LOC129874863 gene encoding receptor-like protein 51 — MAPNLSSFFLSFTLLFFLLSTNSSSQSTDLDPNQLKALRSLSVPTGKDPCSPLHNSTICDSSTPFHHLISLKLINCSNDVTLSQTALKTLSTLQDLQFINCPVSPIHFPSQLSSNLQSFTCINSLKKLTSVWLIQLRNVVSLTVSHVPVSANGPSIILNSIKSLHTVTISHANLKGVVPTKWHMNLTYVDLSGNKLQGKIPSSLTELENLVHLNLSSNSLNGTIPNSFGNLLSLKNVSLASNALSGSIPKSVAAIPGLVHLDVGSNQLNGSVPKFISDMKGLKYLNLERNNFKGVLPFNASFIKKLVVFKVGENSNLCYNHSTLSSKLKLGIAPCDKHGLPLSPPPPKEDFSDDTGDDAKDDSPPPKHEHGPSRVVFGVAIGLSSIVLLIIFLVLLSKCFK, encoded by the coding sequence ATGGCTCCAAAtctctcttctttcttcctctccttcacccttctcttctttctccTCTCCACAAACTCATCATCTCAATCCACTGATCTTGACCCAAACCAACTCAAAGCTCTCAGATCACTAAGTGTCCCAACAGGAAAAGACCCCTGCTCTCCTCTTCACAATTCCACCATTTGTGACTCTTCAACTCCCTTTCACCATCTCATCTCCCTCAAACTCATAAACTGTTCAAATGATGTTACATTATCCCAAACAGCTCTCAAAACTCTCTCCACTCTCCAAGATTTGCAATTCATCAACTGCCCTGTTTCTCCTATTCATTTCCCTTCTCAACTTTCCTCCAATCTCCAATCCTTCACTTGCATCAACTCCCTCAAGAAACTCACTAGCGTTTGGCTAATTCAATTGCGCAATGTGGTAAGTTTAACAGTGTCACATGTTCCTGTTTCTGCTAATGGCCCTTCTATAATCTTGAACAGTATCAAGAGCTTGCATACTGTTACAATTTCTCATGCAAATCTCAAAGGGGTTGTTCCTACAAAATGGCATATGAATCTTACTTATGTTGATTTATCTGGGAATAAACTACAAGGGAAAATACCAAGTTCTTTAACTGAACTTGAAAATCTTGTGCATTTGAATCTTTCTTCAAATTCACTCAATGGGACTATACCAAATTCATTTGGTAACTtactttctttaaaaaatgtATCATTAGCTTCAAATGCTCTGTCTGGAAGTATTCCGAAATCGGTTGCTGCAATTCCTGGATTAGTCCATCTTGATGTTGGATCAAACCAGTTAAATGGAAGTGTTCCAAAGTTCATATCAGATATGAAGGGATTGAAATACTTGAATCTTGAGAGGAATAATTTCAAGGGGGTTTTGCCATTCAATGCTTCTTTCATCAAGAAGTTGGTTGTGTTTAAAGTGGGAGAAAATTCAAATCTTTGCTACAATCACTCAACATTGTCTTCAAAACTGAAACTTGGCATTGCACCTTGTGATAAACATGGATTGCCATTGTCTCCGCCACCTCCTAAGGAAGATTTCAGTGATGATACCGGCGATGATGCCAAGGATGATAGTCCACCACCTAAACATGAACATGGACCAAGCAGGGTTGTTTTTGGTGTGGCCATTGGACTTTCATCTATTGtgcttttgattattttcttgGTTCTATTGTCCAAATGCTTTAAATAA
- the LOC129871939 gene encoding cellulose synthase A catalytic subunit 8 [UDP-forming] produces MMESGVPICNICGEQVGLANTNGEVFVACHECNYPVCKTCLDYEIKEGRNACLRCATPYDENEQESTNHAKVASHPDTAQDVGVHARTVSTVSTVDSEYHDDSGNPIWKNRVESWKEKKNKKKKNQSKTVGQEAAEVPPEQQMEEKPQLADAAEPLSRIIPVPKSQITPYRIVIIVRLVVLCLFFHYRVTHPVESAYPLWLISVICEIWFAFSWVLDQFPKWSPINRETYLDRLSARYEREGEPCQLAPVDFFVSTVDPMKEPPLITANTVLSILAVDYPVEKVSCYVSDDGGSMLTFESLAETSEFARKWVPFCKKFSIEPRAPEFYFTQKFDYLKDKVQPSFVKERRAMKREYEEYKVRVNALVAKAQKTPEDGWTMADGTSWPGNNPRDHPGMIQVFLGHSGVHDIEGNELPRLVYVSREKRPGYQHHKKAGAENALIRVSAVLTNAPYILNLDCDHYVNNSKAIREAMCFLMDPQVGRDVCYVQFPQRFDGIDKSDRYANRNIVFFDVNMKGLDGIQGPVYVGTGTVFNRQALYGYSPSNLPTIHKSSSSCSCCCRRKKPAKEKDLTEVYREAKREDLNSAIFNLREIENYDDHERSLLISQMSFEKTFGMSTVFIESTLMENGGVPDSANPSTLIREAIHVIGCGYEEKTAWGKEIGWIYGSVTEDILTGFKMQCRGWRSIYCMPLRPAFKGSAPINLSDRLHQVLRWALGSVEIFLSRHCPLWYGFGGGRLKWLQRLAYTNTIVYPFTSLPLIAYCILPAVCLLTGKFIIPTLSNIASILFLGLFLSIIVTSVLELRWSGIGIEDWWRNEQFWVIGGVSAHLFAVFQGFLKMLAGIDTNFTVTAKAADDGEFGDLYLFKWTTVLIPPTTILIVNLVGVVAGFSDALNKGYEAWGPLFGKVFFSFWVILHLYPFLKGLMGRQNRTPTIVVLWSVLLASVFSLVWVKINPFVSKDDPSAMVQNCIDMDC; encoded by the exons ATGATGGAGTCAGGGGTTCCAATATGCAACATTTGCGGCGAACAAGTGGGATTAGCTAATACTAACGGTGAAGTCTTTGTGGCTTGTCATGAGTGTAACTATCCTGTTTGTAAGACTTGCTTGGATTATGAGATCAAAGAAGGGCGCAATGCATGTTTACGCTGTGCAACTCCATATGATG AAAATGAGCAAGAATCTACTAACCATGCTAAAGTGGCTTCTCATCCTGATACTGCTCAG GATGTTGGAGTTCATGCTAGAACTGTCAGTACTGTTTCAACTGTGGACAGTG AATATCATGATGATTCTGGGAATccaatatggaagaatagagtGGAAAGttggaaggaaaagaaaaacaagaaaaagaagaaccAAAGTAAGACTGTTGGGCAAGAAGCTGCTGAAGTTCCACCTGAGCAGCAGATGGAGGAAAAGCCACA GTTAGCAGATGCTGCAGAACCACTTTCAAGAATCATTCCAGTGCCCAAGTCTCAAATTACTCCATACAGGATCGTAATTATAGTTCGATTGGTAGTCCTCTGCCTCTTTTTCCACTATAGAGTAACACATCCAGTTGAAAGTGCCTATCCCCTTTGGCTTATTTCTGTTATCTGTGAGATCTGGTTCGCTTTCTCATGGGTGTTGGATCAGTTCCCTAAATGGTCCCCTATCAACCGAGAGACATATCTTGACAGGCTATCTGCAAG GTATGAAAGGGAGGGagagccttgtcagcttgcaccTGTCGATTTCTTTGTCAGTACGGTGGATCCCATGAAAGAACCTCCTTTGATTACTGCAAACACTGTTCTCTCGATCCTTGCAGTTGACTATCCTGTCGAGAAAGTATCCTGCTATGTATCTGATGATGGTGGCTCAATGCTTACATTTGAGTCACTAGCTGAGACTTCTGAGTTTGCAAGGAAATGGGTTCCATTCTGCAAGAAATTTTCAATTGAACCGCGCGCACCTGAGTTCTACTTTACGCAAAAGTTTGATTACTTGAAAGACAAGGTGCAGCCTTCTTTCGTCAAGGAGCGCAGAGCAATGAAG AGAGAATATGAAGAGTATAAAGTAAGGGTAAATGCTTTAGTTGCCAAGGCTCAGAAAACACCGGAGGATGGCTGGACCATGGCAGATGGAACATCTTGGCCAGGAAACAATCCGCGTGATCATCCTGGAATGATTCAG GTTTTCTTGGGACATAGTGGTGTCCATGACATTGAAGGAAATGAACTCCCACGACTCGTTTATGTTTCAAGAGAGAAAAGACCTGGTTATCAACACCACAAAAAAGCTGGTGCTGAAAATGCTCTG ATACGGGTGTCTGCAGTTCTCACAAATGCACCCTATATTCTCAATCTTGACTGTGATCACTACGTCAATAACAGCAAAGCCATCCGTGAGGCTATGTGTTTCCTAATGGATCCACAAGTCGGCAGAGATGTCTGTTATGTGCAGTTCCCTCAGAGATTTGATGGGATTGATAAAAGTGATAGATATGCCAACAGAAACATAGTCTTCTTTGAT GTTAACATGAAAGGTTTGGATGGCATCCAAGGACCAGTATATGTCGGTACAGGAACTGTTTTCAATAGGCAAGCACTTTATGGTTATAGCCCTTCTAACCTGCCTACAATACACAAATCTTCTTCATCTTGCTCTTGCTGCTGTCGCCGCAAGAAACCAGCCAAAGAGAAGGATCTGACTGAGGTTTATCGTGAGGCAAAAAGAGAAGATCTAAATTCCGCAATCTTCAACCTAAGAGAAATTGAAA ATTATGATGATCACGAGAGGTCCTTGCTTATCTCTCAGATGAGttttgagaaaacttttggCATGTCCACCGTGTTTATCGAGTCTACATTGATGGAAAATGGAGGAGTACCTGATTCTGCCAATCCATCGACACTGATCAGGGAAGCAATTCATGTTATCGGCTGTGGTTATGAAGAGAAGACAGCATGGGGAAAAGAA ATTGGTTGGATTTATGGCTCAGTGACAGAGGATATCTTGACTGGCTTCAAGATGCAGTGCAGGGGATGGAGATCAATATACTGCATGCCATTGAGGCCCGCTTTCAAGGGGTCAGCTCCTATCAACTTGTCAGACAGGTTGCACCAAGTTCTTCGATGGGCTCTTGGATCGGTTGAGATTTTCTTGAGTAGGCATTGCCCTTTGTGGTATGGATTTGGAGGCGGCCGCCTCAAATGGCTCCAAAGACTTGCCTACACCAACACCATTGTTTATCCTTTCACTTCTCTTCCCCTCATTGCATACTGTATTCTTCCTGCTGTTTGTCTTCTTACAGGAAAATTCATTATCCCTACG CTATCAAACATTGCAAGTATACTCTTCCTTGGTCTTTTCCTTTCCATCATTGTAACAAGTGTGCTCGAGCTACGATGGAGTGGTATAGGCATAGAGGACTGGTGGCGTAACGAGCAGTTCTGGGTGATTGGTGGTGTCTCTGCACATCTCTTTGCAGTTTTCCAAGGATTCCTCAAAATGCTTGCTGGTATAGACACAAACTTCACAGTGACAGCCAAAGCAGCAGACGATGGAGAGTTTGGCGATCTCTACCTATTCAAATGGACAACAGTCTTGATCCCTCCAACAACAATTCTCATTGTCAACTTAGTTGGTGTTGTTGCTGGTTTTTCTGATGCACTCAACAAAGGATATGAAGCATGGGGGCCTTTATTTGGCAaagtgttcttctcattttgggTGATCCTTCATCTTTATCCATTCCTCAAAGGTCTCATGGGACGCCAAAATCGAACTCCAACCATTGTTGTGCTATGGTCTGTGCTGTTGGCCTCTGTTTTCTCACTAGTTTGGGTCAAGATTAATCCTTTTGTCAGCAAAGACGACCCTTCAGCCATGGTTCAAAACTGCATCGACATGGATTGTTGA